ATGAACTTGAACCTTTGATCAGATATGAAAACCTTATTAAAATTTCTCTCATTTTCCGTATTCGTCCTGTTCGTGTCTTCCTGTGATATCATTGATGAACCTTTTACCAGGGAAACAGTAATAGATACTTCAAGTACACAGGCTGTTCGAAAAGTATTGCTGGAAGATTATACCGGACATACCTGTATAAATTGTCCCACCGCTGCTGTTACAGCGAAAGATTTGAAAGATTATTATGGGAATAAAGTTGTAGTCATGGCTGTCCACGCAGGTTTTTTTGCTATGCCGCAATCAGGTAATTATTCAGCCGATTTTCGCACCCCAGCAGGGAATGAGCTGGATAATTTCTTCGGCATCAGCGGTGTGGGCAATCCCAATGGCATGGTTAACCGTATGGAATACAATCAGAACCGTATCATAGCGCCTGAAAAATGGGGAGCAGCAATCGAGGATATTATCGATTTACCCCCTGATGCATATATAGAGTTAGGTTTGATATACGATCAGATCTCGCGGAAGTTGAGTGGCGACTGTCATGTCAAGTTTATAAATCAGCTTGATGGTACATTCAGGTTTTGTCTTTGTCTGATTGAGAATAATATTGTCGCACCTCAGAAGAACAATAATCAATCGATTGGTCCCACACCTGACTGGCTCGATTATGTGCATCAGCATGTTCTCAGGGGTGCTATCAATGGCACATGGGGTGAAGAAATCAATCCGGGTGGCCCTGTTGAGACAGGATTAAAATATCATCTGAGTTTCACAAATTTCGAAATCCTGCCTGATTGGAAGTACGAGGATTGTTCTGTGGTGGCGTTTGTTTTTAATGCCGATACAAAAGAAGTGATTCAGGCTGAGGAGATGGACGTTATTTCATCAGCACCATTTTCCTTGTGCTCAGATAATCCCCGGCTTTCATCTGGTAGAAGTAGATACCTTTAGATACCTGGCGGTTAAAGTCGTCAGTACAATCCCATGCGGCTTCATGCAGGCCGGCCTTCATGGTTTCATCAACAAGTGTTTTCACCTTTTCACCGGTCAGCTTATAGATATCTATCAACACTTCGCTGTTACTCTTCAGGGAGTATCTTATGGTTGTTTCATCGGTGAAAGGATTCGGGTAGTTGGTGCCAAGTTTTGTCACAGTAGATGTGTTATCATCACCGGGAATACCGGTAGCAGTGTACTCAATGGTCACTGTTTCTGTTGGGAGGCTCTCACTGTCATTTTCATACATGGCCGTTACATAGTAATGATAAAAACCTGCTGCCGGCAGTACGTCATTATAACCATTTTCAGTGGTTGTGGTCAGCAATTCAAATTGATCATCATTCTTACTTCTGTATACACAGAAATACTTGAATACCCTGTCATTGTCCATATTCCATGTCAGTGTCACTATGTTCTGGGCGAGTGAAGCTTCGAGGTTATAGGGTGCACTGAGGATGGCAAGGGAAAAGTTGTGTATGATGGTAGAGTCGCTGTAAATGGTAATGGTTTCACAATTCGTTTCAAATCCTTCTGCTGTAACGCACAAAGGCCATTCGCCGGCCGGGAAGGTTCCGGTGAAAGAACCGTCGTCACTGGTGACAGCGATGTAGCTGCCCACTTTGATTTCGGCTCCAACAACAGGATTTCCGTTGCCGGCATCGGTAACAACACCTGTAACATTGCCGGTTGGTAGTTGTCCGATGCCGAAGAAGTCAATGATTTCCCGCATCAATTCATCTTTGGTGGATGGTGATGTGCCATCTGTCAATCCGGCAAATTCAAATGAAGTGCCTATAGTCTTATAAGTCCCGGCATCATAAGCGACAGCGGCAGTATACTCGGGGCTGGAATTTTTGAATACCGCATAAGCCGGGGCTATGGGTTCGATTTGGTCCATATAGGAATTCTCACCAGCATAGGAAAATGACATGCCTTCAGCGAAGGTCCCTGTCTCCCCGCTCAGTATGTTCATGTTGCCTGAGCCGTCATTTACTCCCTGGATATTGAACATAGCATGAACCGCTGTTTGCTCGTTAAAGGCCCAGGTGTCACCTCCTTCCATATAAAGATTTCCGCCATCGTTCAGGTATGCTGCAAGAGCCTGTCCATCAGCCTGGCTCAGGGAATAATTGTCATAATATATGCCGAGGCAGACAAAAATGGAAGAATAGAGGCTCATGTTGACAGGAAGATTGGTAAGGTATTCCGCTGCTATTCCGATATCCTGCAGTGCAGTCTGGAGCACCGGGCCAGAGCTGTGATTATTATCAAGATCGACGATCAGCACAGGTATCTGGCCAATGATTATATCAAATGATGAGCTGGTTGTTACACCTGGAGTGGCTGTCATGGTAAAGTCGAATGAAGCTGAGTGACCCGGAGGTGTAAGTATATCGGCTGTTACTGTATAGATTTGCACGGCAGAGCCTCCGGCAGGAATGCTTCCATAGGGCATAAAATTTCCCAGGATGGTGACATTTGGATCGCCGGATACCAGAATACCCTGAACATCAGCAGCATCAGAGGAACCTGCATTGGTTATGGTTATTGAGATTTCAGCCGTCTCACCCGGATCAAGCTTCCCATTATTATTGCCTGTCAGATCGTTGATCGATAAGCTGGCAAATTCAATAGATGGTGCATGTGCAATAATGTTAAAGTTACTGGTCCAGGTGTCTCTTCCGGTGCTGGTGGCTTCCATGGAGAATGTGATCACATGCAGGTCAGTAATATCGGGAGTCACTTGGATGGAAAAGGCATCGGTGATCATCACTGATCCACCTGAGGGTACAGTGCCGAAGTCGGCATTATTATCTGTAATAGTCACATAGGGATCGGCAGAAGCAATGGTGATGCTGACATTTGACGCATTTTCTGTTCCGATATTTTTTACACTGAAATTAAGGTTTGCGGCTTCACCGTTATCAAGTTGTCCGTTGCCATTACCGGCCGCGTCATTTATTTCGTAAGCGTCAAATACAACATACGGTCCGTTGGCAGGAATGACTTCAACATCAGCCGTATAAGGCAGGTAGTTATAGGCTGTGACAACCACCGATAGGGTATCGAGTTCTGTAAGAGGATCGAATTCAATGATGGCCGAGCCGCTCTGGATAGTGGCTGTGCCGAGGATGGTGTTGCCGGTTGTCAGGGCCACAAGTGCACCATCCGTACTACAGTTTATGCTGAATTGCGAAGATCCGAGTAATAGAACGGCATCATGTGTGACAGTGAGGGTTTGCGGGAAGGCTGTCCTCACCACCAGCGACGGGTCACCAAAAGTTGACCATGCGTTGGTTTCAATTGCTCCGTCTCCACCATAGGAATCGTTCATGCTCATGCAACCATTCATCGAAATCCCGGCGAATGTTCTTTTAATATTATCCTGGTAGCTCTCCACAAGGATGGCTACCATTTCATCCTGGCCTTCCATAGGTGGAGACCACGACTGGCTGATGGTGGACATAAATGTTGCAATCGCTCCGGTAGGATTGCCTGAAATATCAGTAGCCCTGAGCCACGCTTCAGCGAAACATGTCACTCCTCCAAAAGTGCCGTTATTACATGCCACTGACCAGATAAATGGCCACATGCCTG
This sequence is a window from Bacteroidota bacterium. Protein-coding genes within it:
- a CDS encoding Omp28 family outer membrane lipoprotein is translated as MKTLLKFLSFSVFVLFVSSCDIIDEPFTRETVIDTSSTQAVRKVLLEDYTGHTCINCPTAAVTAKDLKDYYGNKVVVMAVHAGFFAMPQSGNYSADFRTPAGNELDNFFGISGVGNPNGMVNRMEYNQNRIIAPEKWGAAIEDIIDLPPDAYIELGLIYDQISRKLSGDCHVKFINQLDGTFRFCLCLIENNIVAPQKNNNQSIGPTPDWLDYVHQHVLRGAINGTWGEEINPGGPVETGLKYHLSFTNFEILPDWKYEDCSVVAFVFNADTKEVIQAEEMDVISSAPFSLCSDNPRLSSGRSRYL
- a CDS encoding C25 family cysteine peptidase; this translates as MKKPIIISFLFLGIIHLTLGTNWTSIISTNPTPAKVQLLSSTVDRSVVRFTLDGFYQQVVQTPRGEAVVITVDNGTPMLVGGSPDLPRLTGSVIIPDLARMDVKVIASSFTDFPDILVAPSKGNLSRDINPASIPYQYGKVYDHDGFFPQTLAELGSPYILRDYRGQAIIVYPFQYNPVTHILRVYKEITVEVKKVGNDGSNPFHRVNEITEINSEFQRIYDRHFLNSSDIRYTPLDDHGNMLIISYGDFIAAMQPFVDWKIKTGMPTEIVDVATIGDASAIKTFVENYYNSNGLTFLLLVGDAEQVPSHPYGGVNESDNSYGFLTGSDSYPELFVGRFSAENVDHVTTQVERTLMYEQNPPTSTDWFSTGIGIASDQGTGDDNEYDWEHSRNLRTQLLDYTYTQCAELYDGDQGGEDLPGNPSPPMVADKVNAGASIINYTGHGNITLWGTSGFSNSDVDELTNTGMWPFIWSVACNNGTFGGVTCFAEAWLRATDISGNPTGAIATFMSTISQSWSPPMEGQDEMVAILVESYQDNIKRTFAGISMNGCMSMNDSYGGDGAIETNAWSTFGDPSLVVRTAFPQTLTVTHDAVLLLGSSQFSINCSTDGALVALTTGNTILGTATIQSGSAIIEFDPLTELDTLSVVVTAYNYLPYTADVEVIPANGPYVVFDAYEINDAAGNGNGQLDNGEAANLNFSVKNIGTENASNVSITIASADPYVTITDNNADFGTVPSGGSVMITDAFSIQVTPDITDLHVITFSMEATSTGRDTWTSNFNIIAHAPSIEFASLSINDLTGNNNGKLDPGETAEISITITNAGSSDAADVQGILVSGDPNVTILGNFMPYGSIPAGGSAVQIYTVTADILTPPGHSASFDFTMTATPGVTTSSSFDIIIGQIPVLIVDLDNNHSSGPVLQTALQDIGIAAEYLTNLPVNMSLYSSIFVCLGIYYDNYSLSQADGQALAAYLNDGGNLYMEGGDTWAFNEQTAVHAMFNIQGVNDGSGNMNILSGETGTFAEGMSFSYAGENSYMDQIEPIAPAYAVFKNSSPEYTAAVAYDAGTYKTIGTSFEFAGLTDGTSPSTKDELMREIIDFFGIGQLPTGNVTGVVTDAGNGNPVVGAEIKVGSYIAVTSDDGSFTGTFPAGEWPLCVTAEGFETNCETITIYSDSTIIHNFSLAILSAPYNLEASLAQNIVTLTWNMDNDRVFKYFCVYRSKNDDQFELLTTTTENGYNDVLPAAGFYHYYVTAMYENDSESLPTETVTIEYTATGIPGDDNTSTVTKLGTNYPNPFTDETTIRYSLKSNSEVLIDIYKLTGEKVKTLVDETMKAGLHEAAWDCTDDFNRQVSKGIYFYQMKAGDYLSTRKMVLMK